The Vigna unguiculata cultivar IT97K-499-35 chromosome 1, ASM411807v1, whole genome shotgun sequence nucleotide sequence GAAGGTATTAAGAATATGACCTCTAATGTAAAACTAAGTTGGTTATTCAATGTAACTTGTACATTTAATTTTAGACACATCcggaaaaaaattgatttttttggtGCTTATGGGTTATCCAATTTCATGCATTAACTTGTGCAAGGGTAAAAACCTTCTTTGCATCTATCCTATGAtcccttaaaataatatatttctttgaagccatatgttccaaataatAGCATCCAATGTACATCTCCAAATTTTGTTGTCCTTGTTGCTGATACAGCTTATTTCAAAGTTATAGAAATGATATTGACTTCTTTATGTTGTTTAGTACTATTACCTATAGCATAGGTTCCATACCCTCACTACTACTTGAGTAGAAGAAGGGGTGACTTTCTGATTTTGCACAGGAGTCATTCATGATACATGAAGAACTCTACTACCTACCCATCTATTGTGTAGATTGTCACACGTTATCACTCTGCTCAGTGTCACTCTCCACAGAAGATGTACTAAAGGGAAGGTCTTGAATTTGCATATCAATTCATAGAAATTGGATTCCTCCATGTTGGTTTCTACTTGGGATTTCTAACATGCCGATTTGAGTGCGTATATACATTGgtgtttcattaaaatttgcGGTTTTTTACATATCTGGATAAATTTGTCCAAATGTTTCAAAACTAgacaagttaaaaaataattacgtCATAGGATAAcgtctttaattttaaatatacagAAAGTGTTAGTCATGTTTGGACCGAAGTCATGTATTCTAAATTATTTAAGCTGGTGCAGTAGTTTCCATGCTTTGCAAGATGTATTCAAAGTCCTGGTTAAACATAAAACTAAATCACAACTTTAGTTAAGtgctatattatttatttataatatagttataattgttatgtaagtattatttttctttatgtttttgtcATATATCAGTGATAATTATTTATAAGCAGTCAACAAAGATTAAATGAAAGCAGATGCGTCATAAGCAGTTATTCATCACACTTTCAAGCTTAAAAGCTACACGTGGAGATATGAGCGATTCCTGGCCACAAGTTGGAAAGAAAATTGGGATGTTTGATGAATTTGGCTATATTTTATCTTTGAAGTGTTGTAATTGAAAACATTAGCATGATGTCTGAAGTGTTTAGGAAGAAGTAATAGGAaaaggaattttaaaatattttataaatttatccaTTCTACtacttcatttaatttttattttataaaatatttctactACTTCATCTTTTTCTACGAAACTGATCAAGAGTGGTCCTGGGTCAAATAAATAAGAACGGTATTTCTTTTCAGGAATCCACGTCCACATCCTTGAGACAAATGTCACCAAGGTTCCTTCTCTACTCCAATTCAACTATACAATACTATATTTATATCGAACTCTTTTCCACCTATACTAAatacatcaaaatcaaattccactgctctttttcttcttcactcgTCTTTCTCCAAACGattattcatattcatattataAGAACACAAAAACAAGTGAAACACAAACCTCAAATTCAAATCCCAAACATAGGACTAGTAATATAATGAAGAAATGATGTGGTCTAAATGCAAGAAGTTGGGTATTAATTTGAGGTTTCCCTCTCAATGATCTTGACAGGAAAACCACCTTCCATCTGGGAGGAGAGGAAGGAAATGAAGTTGGGCTCCACCCCTTCGGCCACCGTGGGAACAACCGCGAACCGCCGCAGAATCCCAGCCACCACACTCTGCATCTGCATAAAAGCCATATCCTTCCCCAAACACATTCTGGGACCAGCTTGAAACACAGGATAAGTGAAAGAATCTTTTGCTACAAACTTCCACTTTCCGGATTCAAGCTTCTCCAACCACCTCTCTGGCTTAAACTCCGCCCAATCCTCACCCCAAATACTCTCCAACCTCCCCATGGCGTACACGTGATACGTCACCAGCGTCCCCTTCTTCACCACCGTCCCATCTGGCAAGACGTCATCCTCCACTGCTTCCTTGGTGTCCATGGGCACCGGTGGGTACAGCCTCATGCTCTCGCACAGCGCTGCATGCGTGTAAAGCATGTGCTTCACCTCATCGTACACCGGAGCCTCCGATTTCTCCATTATCTCCTTCACAATCTCCTTCTCCACTCGAGGGTTCTTCGACAGCAGCCAGAAGAACCACGTCAGCGCTGCTGACGTGGTATCCTTCCCCGCCAATATGAAGCTTATGACTATGTCTGTCACAAAGTCTTCATCAGAGTGCCCTGAACTCAAGAACCGCGAAAGCATGTCAACCGATTCGAGCGATTCTTTCTCCTTCAGCTCcctcttcttctctctcacTATGTTCTTCGCGAACTCGTGCACTTCTTTCACTGCAATTCGCAACCGCTTTTCCGAACCTATGTTCAATGCCCTCTTCACTTTCCACACAAACGGAAACAGTTCGCGGAACCGTTTGCTGCTTATCTCCGTCGCTTCTTCGTACGCCACCGCGAACTTGCTCCGTTCACCTGACGACGCCAGGTACTCCGCGTCGAAGCCAAAAGCGATTTTGCAGATGTTATCGAAGGCGAAGCGTTGGAGGATATCTTGGAAATCAAGGGTCTGGTCCTGTTGTGCCGCTGAAGCCATGATGGGGAGGAGGTGGTCGGAGAGTTCGGCATCCACCACGTGTTCAACAAACTTGCGGAGAGACTTTGTGTTGAATTCGTGGCTGGCGACTTGCCTTTGGAACTTCCACGTGTTGCCGTCGGCGTTGAAGATTCCGGTGCCGAGGAAATCGGAGAGGGTGTTGATAAAGGAATAGCCCTTTTGGTAGTTGGAGAAGCGGGTCTTGAGAATGTGCTCCACGGTAGCGGGGTTACCAGTGAAGACTTGGAGGCGGCCCAGTGGGCGGCGGAAGGTGAAGGTGGCGGCGGGTGAGATTTGGACTACATCGGATAGCCACTGAATACGGCGGTTGCCGATGCGTTTGAGGGCTAAGTAGGAGCCAATGAGTGGGTATGATTTTGGGATAGTAACGGGTTGTTTGGTTGGAGCAGCCTCTTTGTTATCGTTACgtgaggaggagaagaagaagaagatgagggGAAGAACGagagagaggaagaggaagagaggAGCTATATGCTCCAGACTCAGAGGAATCTCAATCATTTTCGAAAGTTTTGTGACTGCGAAATCCGAATTTGGTGTGAACTTTTGAGTGTGTACTAGATTGATCTTGAATCGTAATTTGTTTGATATGTTTGTGTTGAAGATTTGTGTATATATAGTGAATGATGGGTCGGACAGCGAAAGAGGCGAAAGAGGGAAGGCGTGGAGAAAATGTAATGAACAAGTCCTCATGGGTGATGTCTGCATTTTTGTCAGCTTTCTGATATTTTCATTGAACCAATaatgttttctatttaattatcAAAGTTTAACTTGGATCCTCGAGAAAAcatctatttatttaaattattatgtttattctttaattgatatttaacaTATGTCGTTTCTTTACCTTCAGCACAGTGTGAAacgtattttaatttaataaataaggaaatagtataattaagaaagataatatcataaacttaaacaaaataattaatttatgaagtaattaatttaaaagaaattattatacgCTCAAAATAAGAATCgataatatattagaaaattgAAAGTTATTTAGGGTGTGTTCTTTTGAGTGGAAGGGTTtgaggaaaaggaaaataattaatttgagtgAATTAGAAGGTGAagattatgttattttttttaaaggatttGGAGATGTTAATGGAGTGAATTTGAgagtaaattttataaaagtttgtgAAGGATTGAATGGATgtgactaataaaaaataaaatttaattgataaaaaaattagattaccaaattgtctttgatattaatagtattataaaatgataattagataaactgtaattaattttaatttttttttgtaataattaaaaatattaatgatatttattaataatattaattatgattattattattattaatattatttgttattattaatataataataataataaataataattagttattttattttcataaaaattaaattctttttagtCAAATTAAAACCTTACAAGTCTTTTTTTCGATAGAAATGATGACCATATTGcaattttatgtgaaaaaagaaaaactaaatagtgaaataaaaaatataagcatGGTCAACTGAAATTTACATTTATGTAAGAACAAAGGtattattgtaaatataaataaatcactCTAAATCTCTTTAGTACATGAGagatggaaaaaaattaaaatctctcTATCCCGTTCCTTTCCTCACTCAGAAAACTACCGAAAAAATCCACTATTTAAAGCATAAATTCATCCTTCTATTTCTCTATGAATAGTAAAATCCATAGAAAAGAAAAGGCCTTAGGCTTAACTATTCTAAACTACTTTGCACATTTGGCTTTGAAAAGTCGAGGGGGATGAATGAACTTTTTAGTTTTCTTGGGTTTGACCACATGAACTACTTTCTGTTTGGCGTAAGCAAAATCGTCActttttatgtttcttcttaATGTGATAATTGTCTGTCTTTAAAGTTTGACAAGACTGGCTACACCTTAAACACACGTTCATTTCTTTACGTAAGCAAGATCGTCACGTTTATGTTTtttagataatgatattttattttttttaaatttattattctgattattcttaaattattatattacattattaaaaaatatattaaattaaatagttaaaagtTAATTGgaattgtaaattaaaaatggataaaataaaataaaatatcattatttatttttaacaatttttaacaTTCTATCTCATGTATGTTTATGGAGACTTTTAGAGAGTTatcaaaacaaataattcaGTCAGATTCGCTTTGATTCACTATGGGTTGATTATGTAGTGAGTCAATCTAATCTAACTCATTTATTAGcgaatcaaacaaaaaaaattaaacttaatccGACTCACCAcgagttggtgggttaaacggacTGACTCACAGActcactaaattaaaaaaaaaattatttttttcgtcaaaactaaattataattctaattaaaattcaaataaactttaatataatccaaatacaaacgaaaataacaaaaatacaaattatctatgtgttggttAAAAAACATACCTAACATTACCTAAACATAAagtccaacttaacaaaaaaatacttgtgtgaccATTTATTTGTGGGTTGGTGAGTCATCTGACTTACTACGGATTCAACCTGGATGAGCTAGCCGGATTCTAGGTGGGCctgataaattataaaaaaatttcaactcaatCCAGCTCGAATCGGTGGTGGGTCAGATTGACTCGCAGATTCCAACccatttttacatttataagtTTTATACGCGTTTGTATTTACTGTTTTAAGGGAAAAGCAAAGATgcatttgtaatatatatatatatatatatatatatatatatatatatatatatatatatatatatatatatatatataaccagcaattacatacaaaaaaaaatgaaaattagttgtaaaaatatcaattactttttttttgtctactCTAAGTTTATGTCGAATTTGTGAAATGTTATATCATACATATACATCATTCATAATACATTATATTACGtttaacataatataattaattatataatataatttaatgtataataatagtaataaaatcataaaataataataatatataagtaaggtaaataaataataaataatattaataacaaaataagtaaaactgataaaataatattatattaattatatttaattaattttaacttatagtaagaaaagtaatttaattattttacaattatatatttttatgagtttttaaaaaaatattatataaattaaataactcacaaacttgaaacttttttttcttaaattcataCAACTTCACTTTCctttctcttcctttctttcatttttcactgactaaaaaatagttattgtaTTCTCTTACAAATTAATTAGTTTGTCTAAGGACTTTATGAATTATGTCAATACATAAGTATTGAAAATTATGTTTAGTTGAGTGTACTTCGAAAGTACAAAATCATATGcacgaattttaaaaaattattacaatttacgaagacaaaataaaatgatatgaaTCTATACGAACTTGGACTATTCATATTGTGACACCTATTAGTTTGGCAAATAAGTTGAATAAAAAGTATTTACATATATTAAGAAAGGTAAATCATAATTGTTCCCatctttaaaatgattttaagaTTATATAACATGACAACTATAACACATATTGAATCTTCTGATTAAGAATTCTTAAAGgcttttaattgaatatttttacgTCCATGGTAGAATTAGGAAATTGTTCCTATACCTAGGGACGGATCTTGTATGGGACGAGGGGAATGATcccacaaatatttttaaagtcttttaaatttatatattaaagttttttaaattatatgtaacgtatattaaaaatgaatgacaattaaattaaataattttttttataaaacacaatatttaatgttaataaataataaaatgtaatagaaaaaaaattattaagatatttttattttattttcttcctatTGTCTTTTGAGCTTTTTACATATTATACTCATCTCCCTCCCACCTactttctttcttatttatttttgttttgaagaaaaaaaaattaaacacaaattcattattttgctctcatttcttatgttttctttcattcttgaagaaaaaaaaattattttttttgtctcacttaataatgaaatattagttcaatagttaacattatttgtttttatctcatgaattttttatatgttattttttgtgaatataaaagaaaaaataaagtattatttgTCTTTTCATAACCAGTTTTTAATTTTGGCCTGATTATTatagagtttttttttagtaattatgtttttgatttttttattaaaatatgaaaaattatttttgaattttatgccttaaaaaaatggtagattgatgtgaagaataaaagaata carries:
- the LOC114193753 gene encoding cytochrome P450 94A1-like, producing MQTSPMRTCSLHFLHAFPLSPLSLSDPSFTIYTQIFNTNISNKLRFKINLVHTQKFTPNSDFAVTKLSKMIEIPLSLEHIAPLFLFLSLVLPLIFFFFSSSRNDNKEAAPTKQPVTIPKSYPLIGSYLALKRIGNRRIQWLSDVVQISPAATFTFRRPLGRLQVFTGNPATVEHILKTRFSNYQKGYSFINTLSDFLGTGIFNADGNTWKFQRQVASHEFNTKSLRKFVEHVVDAELSDHLLPIMASAAQQDQTLDFQDILQRFAFDNICKIAFGFDAEYLASSGERSKFAVAYEEATEISSKRFRELFPFVWKVKRALNIGSEKRLRIAVKEVHEFAKNIVREKKRELKEKESLESVDMLSRFLSSGHSDEDFVTDIVISFILAGKDTTSAALTWFFWLLSKNPRVEKEIVKEIMEKSEAPVYDEVKHMLYTHAALCESMRLYPPVPMDTKEAVEDDVLPDGTVVKKGTLVTYHVYAMGRLESIWGEDWAEFKPERWLEKLESGKWKFVAKDSFTYPVFQAGPRMCLGKDMAFMQMQSVVAGILRRFAVVPTVAEGVEPNFISFLSSQMEGGFPVKIIERETSN